The Hymenobacter oligotrophus genome has a window encoding:
- a CDS encoding glycosyltransferase family 4 protein: MRVAIVINTSWNIWNFRRNLVRALQAAGHEVLAIAPPDAYSARLETELGCRYVPIAMENKGTNPAKDALLTKRFYDIYRRERPDVVLQYTIKPNIYGTIAAKLAGVPSVNNVSGLGTVFIVKNLVSKVALGLYRFAFQFPKRVFFQNDDDRQLFLQHNLVRQEITDLLPGSGIDVDKYRPDPAAPVRHEPFVFLMIARVLYEKGVEEYFEAARQVRAQVPGTRFQLLGGIDESGGVGVKRAVFEEWLQAGNIEYLGTSDDVPAHIRQANCVVLPSYREGTPKTLLEAAAMGKPLVTTDVPGCRETVLDGHNGYLCQVRSADDLGAKMLQVLRLPDAELRRMGEASRQLAEQKFDERIVLQKYLQIVDKVGLRRQGSRQTA, encoded by the coding sequence ATGCGTGTTGCCATCGTTATCAATACCAGCTGGAACATCTGGAATTTCCGGCGCAACCTGGTGCGGGCCCTGCAGGCAGCCGGCCACGAGGTGCTGGCCATAGCCCCGCCCGATGCCTACTCCGCACGGCTCGAAACCGAGCTGGGCTGCCGCTACGTGCCCATTGCCATGGAAAACAAGGGCACCAACCCCGCGAAAGACGCCCTGCTTACCAAACGCTTTTACGACATCTACCGCCGCGAGCGGCCCGACGTGGTGCTGCAGTACACCATCAAGCCCAACATCTACGGCACCATTGCGGCCAAGCTGGCGGGCGTGCCCAGCGTCAACAACGTATCGGGCCTGGGCACGGTGTTTATCGTGAAGAACCTCGTGAGCAAGGTGGCGTTGGGGCTGTACCGCTTCGCGTTTCAATTCCCGAAGCGCGTATTTTTCCAGAACGACGACGACCGGCAGCTGTTTCTGCAGCACAACTTGGTGCGCCAGGAAATTACCGACTTGCTGCCCGGCTCGGGCATCGATGTAGATAAGTACCGGCCCGACCCGGCTGCGCCCGTGCGCCACGAGCCGTTCGTGTTCCTGATGATTGCCCGCGTGCTGTATGAAAAAGGCGTGGAGGAGTACTTCGAGGCTGCCCGGCAGGTGCGCGCGCAAGTGCCCGGCACGCGCTTTCAACTCCTAGGTGGTATCGACGAATCGGGCGGCGTAGGCGTGAAGCGCGCCGTGTTCGAGGAGTGGCTGCAGGCCGGCAACATAGAGTACCTAGGCACCTCCGACGATGTGCCGGCCCACATTCGGCAAGCTAACTGTGTGGTGCTGCCCTCGTACCGCGAAGGCACGCCAAAAACCCTGCTCGAAGCCGCCGCCATGGGCAAGCCGCTGGTTACCACCGATGTGCCCGGCTGCCGCGAAACCGTGCTCGATGGCCACAACGGCTACCTGTGCCAGGTGCGCTCGGCCGACGACCTAGGGGCCAAGATGCTGCAGGTGCTGCGCCTGCCCGATGCCGAGTTGCGCCGCATGGGCGAAGCCTCGCGCCAGCTCGCCGAGCAAAAATTTGACGAACGTATTGTATTGCAGAAGTACCTGCAGATAGTGGACAAAGTGGGCCTGCGGCGCCAAGGCAGCCGTCAAACTGCCTAA
- a CDS encoding c-type cytochrome → MLTIAFYGLFCVTFSAVARILRPAYGVAALLALGACTDSASSEATAPQAQPEAAAPAEAALADAGKTLFLQNCALCHGENGKLGLNGAHDLTKSNLNQMGREYMVTNGLGKMPGFKGQLTPEQISQVAAYSLTLR, encoded by the coding sequence ATGCTTACCATCGCCTTTTATGGCCTTTTCTGCGTCACTTTTTCGGCTGTCGCTCGCATCCTGCGCCCTGCCTATGGTGTGGCGGCCCTGCTGGCCCTAGGTGCCTGCACCGACAGCGCCTCGTCGGAGGCCACGGCCCCGCAGGCCCAACCCGAAGCCGCGGCTCCGGCCGAAGCCGCCCTGGCCGATGCCGGCAAAACCCTGTTTCTGCAAAACTGCGCCCTTTGCCACGGCGAAAACGGCAAGCTGGGCCTCAACGGCGCCCACGACCTTACCAAGAGCAACCTCAACCAAATGGGCCGCGAGTACATGGTAACCAACGGCTTGGGCAAGATGCCCGGTTTCAAAGGCCAGCTCACGCCCGAGCAAATTTCGCAGGTAGCCGCCTACTCCCTTACGCTGCGCTAG